From Vallitalea longa, one genomic window encodes:
- a CDS encoding NfeD family protein — translation MPEPYLIWLGVLIICVILEAATLGLTTIWFAFGALASLLISLFGVGIFIQIVVFIVVSLCLLYFTRPIAVKVLKIGHVKTNYESIIGKVGIVIDEINNLAAKGQVKVDGQTWSCRSINGDTIEKSKKVKVLEVKGVKLIVEEV, via the coding sequence ATGCCGGAACCATACTTAATTTGGCTTGGAGTATTAATCATATGTGTAATACTTGAAGCTGCGACTTTAGGATTAACAACAATTTGGTTTGCATTTGGAGCTTTAGCATCTTTACTGATATCTTTATTTGGAGTAGGAATTTTTATTCAGATAGTAGTCTTTATAGTTGTTTCGCTATGTTTGTTGTATTTTACAAGACCTATAGCAGTAAAAGTATTGAAAATAGGGCATGTAAAAACTAATTATGAATCAATCATAGGCAAAGTGGGAATAGTTATAGATGAAATCAATAATCTTGCTGCCAAAGGACAAGTAAAGGTTGATGGACAGACATGGAGTTGTCGTTCTATCAATGGGGATACAATAGAAAAGAGTAAGAAAGTTAAAGTTCTAGAGGTAAAAGGTGTAAAATTAATTGTTGAAGAAGTGTAA
- a CDS encoding tetratricopeptide repeat protein, with protein sequence MDYLGKKWKFIAIIYFIACYIFVIVIKHLPLSTLLLFYGGFILLTILLFLGSTIGMIGILVQSVTKNDKKAFKYYRAAYKLHTNNISIITSYGLILLKEDKIEQAIDIFKKSLSLNPQFLANKIIKCNIAICHWKLGKIDEAIDIYEKIFKDFELATYDDEEDNDEEDIKQIEESIDSNEEKEYVIKTNSYVYAQDYTTIGYLYLLKKDYDKAIENSKKALMLNAKHAPALDNLGQIYYEMKDYDKAFKYLKSALEINPNMPDSNYYMGLIFEKKNDIEEARKYYKKTASCNINALNTVTREDVNKKLQKFNPNL encoded by the coding sequence TTGGATTATTTAGGTAAGAAATGGAAATTTATTGCAATAATATATTTTATAGCCTGCTATATATTTGTTATCGTTATAAAGCATCTGCCACTTAGCACATTGTTACTATTTTATGGTGGTTTTATTTTATTGACAATACTTCTATTTTTAGGAAGTACAATAGGTATGATAGGTATTTTAGTTCAATCTGTTACTAAAAATGATAAAAAAGCTTTTAAATATTACAGAGCAGCATATAAACTACATACTAATAATATTAGTATAATAACTTCATACGGGTTAATTCTTTTAAAAGAAGATAAAATCGAACAAGCTATAGATATTTTCAAAAAGTCTCTAAGTCTAAATCCTCAGTTTCTTGCAAACAAAATAATTAAATGTAATATTGCAATTTGTCACTGGAAACTTGGTAAAATTGATGAAGCAATAGATATTTACGAAAAAATATTTAAGGATTTTGAACTTGCAACATATGATGATGAAGAAGATAATGATGAAGAAGACATCAAACAGATAGAAGAATCAATAGATAGTAATGAAGAAAAAGAATATGTCATAAAAACTAATTCTTATGTATATGCTCAAGATTATACCACTATAGGTTATCTGTATTTGTTAAAAAAAGATTACGACAAAGCAATAGAAAATAGTAAAAAAGCTTTGATGCTAAATGCAAAGCATGCACCTGCACTTGATAATCTTGGTCAAATATATTACGAGATGAAAGACTATGATAAAGCTTTCAAATATCTAAAATCAGCATTGGAAATTAATCCCAACATGCCTGATAGTAACTATTATATGGGATTGATATTCGAAAAGAAAAATGACATTGAAGAAGCAAGAAAATATTATAAGAAAACGGCTTCGTGTAATATTAATGCTCTTAACACTGTTACACGTGAGGATGTTAACAAGAAACTACAAAAATTCAATCCAAATCTATAG
- a CDS encoding flavodoxin → MDKVLIVYWSGTGNTEAMANAIAKGIESEGKEVDIVPVDSANEDMIKEVTYVALGCPSMGVESLEEDEMEPFVESLKNIDWSDKKLALFGSYDWGDGEWMRNWKDRMESYGAKLVADGLIVNLEPQGEELDNCTELGKTLVNA, encoded by the coding sequence ATGGATAAAGTTTTAATTGTTTATTGGAGTGGAACTGGTAACACAGAAGCAATGGCAAATGCTATTGCGAAAGGTATAGAATCAGAGGGAAAAGAAGTTGATATTGTTCCTGTTGATTCGGCAAATGAAGACATGATAAAGGAAGTTACTTATGTAGCTCTTGGATGCCCATCCATGGGAGTAGAATCACTAGAAGAAGATGAAATGGAACCCTTTGTAGAAAGTCTCAAAAATATTGATTGGTCAGATAAAAAATTAGCTCTTTTCGGTTCTTATGATTGGGGCGATGGTGAATGGATGAGAAATTGGAAAGATAGAATGGAATCATATGGTGCTAAGTTGGTAGCTGATGGTTTAATAGTAAATCTTGAACCACAAGGTGAAGAATTGGATAATTGTACAGAATTAGGTAAAACTCTTGTAAATGCATAG
- a CDS encoding SPFH domain-containing protein, which yields MEYVGIGLIALIVILILTSIKVVPQAHAYVIERLGAFQTSWSVGLHIKIPLIDKVARRVSLKEQVLDFPPQPVITKDNVTMRIDTVVYYQITDPKAYAYGIVNPLSAIENLTATTLRNIIGDLELDETLTSREIINTKMRSILDEATDPWGIKVNRVELKNIIPPAEIQDAMERQMKAERGRREAILRAEGEKKSAVLVAEGRKESAILDAEAQKAAVILKAEAKKEAQIREAEGEAEAILKVQTATAEGIKQINASKPSREVISIKSLEAFERAADGKATKIIIPSEIQGLAGLAKSVVEIAKDDTVD from the coding sequence ATGGAATATGTAGGAATTGGATTAATAGCATTAATAGTTATCTTAATTTTGACTAGTATCAAAGTGGTACCACAAGCACATGCTTATGTAATTGAAAGACTTGGCGCTTTTCAAACTTCTTGGTCAGTGGGATTACATATTAAGATACCACTAATTGACAAAGTTGCTAGAAGAGTATCACTAAAAGAACAAGTTCTAGACTTTCCACCACAACCAGTTATAACAAAAGACAATGTTACAATGCGAATAGATACAGTTGTATATTATCAAATAACAGATCCAAAAGCTTATGCTTATGGAATAGTTAATCCATTATCAGCAATTGAGAACTTGACAGCAACAACACTAAGAAATATAATTGGTGATTTGGAACTTGATGAAACATTGACATCTAGAGAAATCATCAATACAAAAATGAGAAGCATTCTAGATGAAGCAACAGACCCATGGGGTATTAAAGTTAATCGTGTTGAATTAAAAAATATTATACCACCTGCTGAGATTCAAGATGCTATGGAGCGTCAGATGAAAGCAGAAAGAGGAAGAAGAGAAGCTATCCTTAGAGCTGAGGGAGAGAAAAAATCAGCAGTATTAGTAGCAGAAGGTAGAAAAGAGTCAGCGATACTAGATGCAGAAGCACAAAAAGCAGCAGTTATCTTAAAAGCAGAAGCTAAGAAAGAAGCTCAAATCAGAGAAGCAGAAGGTGAAGCGGAAGCTATATTGAAAGTTCAAACAGCAACTGCAGAAGGTATTAAACAAATTAATGCATCAAAACCTTCAAGAGAAGTCATATCTATCAAGAGCTTAGAAGCATTTGAAAGAGCTGCTGACGGTAAAGCAACTAAGATAATCATTCCATCAGAAATACAAGGATTAGCAGGTTTAGCTAAATCAGTTGTAGAAATTGCTAAAGATGATACAGTTGACTAA
- a CDS encoding LTA synthase family protein, producing the protein MKELKKISYKDFIMVAILLAKIVCFYLLIGFQKSSIIIGAITFVFFVVIFIAYLFSDSKHCNRSFLIVYSLLTLLMFADCLYYSYFNQLPSVNQVAQMNNLIVVDESIKFTTPPISILLFIDIPFYYIYFKKKRELVTGNITNFKPYKRIITSLLVALMLLMSWNPMNVDAIKAVSNTEFLTYHINDIYTKVFGYKDNDIKNNEDVDTVLSKLESERSTEKKFNGIAKGRNLIVIQVESMQNFPINAYYEGQELTPNLNKLIKGDSLYFENYYQNIGRGNTSDAEFSTQNSIYPVIDGECYRLYENNTFYGLPWIMRENGYKTTVFHGYKADFWNREAAYPNQGFEDYISLEDMNMDEKIGFGISDVSMFKQAAEHIEKMEKPFYSFLITLSCHHPYLFPDKYNTIQLNQKDKGTVFGNYLQGVHYSDMAIGTFIEELKEKGLYDDSIIAIYGDHHGLNCKDASNYECMTRYLGKDYDYNEMLNIPLIINVPGANVNETISTVGGQVDFLPTIANLMDVEITSKYILGHDIINAEKGYVASVTYMLRGSFINDDVIFEMSRESLFSTSEAKDLKTDEKIEDNMKYKKYYDKALELLDTSKYILENDLITR; encoded by the coding sequence ATGAAAGAATTAAAAAAAATATCGTATAAAGATTTTATTATGGTAGCTATACTTTTAGCTAAGATAGTATGTTTTTATTTACTAATCGGATTTCAGAAATCAAGTATTATTATAGGTGCAATCACATTTGTATTTTTTGTAGTAATTTTTATAGCATATTTATTTAGTGATAGTAAGCATTGTAATAGATCATTTTTGATTGTTTATTCCCTGCTTACGTTATTAATGTTTGCAGATTGTTTGTATTATAGCTATTTCAATCAATTACCATCAGTAAATCAAGTAGCTCAGATGAATAACTTGATTGTGGTTGATGAAAGTATTAAATTTACAACACCACCAATAAGTATCTTATTATTTATAGATATACCATTTTATTATATCTATTTCAAGAAAAAAAGAGAATTAGTAACAGGAAATATTACTAATTTCAAACCATATAAGAGAATTATTACATCATTGCTAGTGGCTTTAATGTTATTGATGTCATGGAATCCAATGAATGTGGATGCAATAAAAGCAGTGAGTAATACTGAATTTTTGACTTATCATATAAATGATATATATACAAAAGTATTCGGTTACAAAGATAATGACATAAAAAATAATGAAGATGTTGATACAGTTCTTAGTAAATTAGAATCAGAAAGATCGACAGAGAAAAAATTTAATGGAATTGCTAAAGGTAGAAATCTGATAGTGATTCAAGTTGAATCAATGCAGAATTTTCCAATTAACGCTTATTATGAAGGACAAGAATTGACACCAAACCTTAATAAATTAATTAAAGGCGATTCATTATACTTTGAAAATTATTACCAGAATATTGGAAGAGGAAATACCTCTGATGCAGAATTTTCAACTCAGAACTCTATATATCCAGTAATTGATGGTGAATGTTATAGATTATATGAAAATAACACATTTTATGGTTTACCATGGATAATGAGAGAAAATGGATACAAGACAACAGTATTTCATGGCTATAAAGCAGATTTCTGGAATAGAGAAGCAGCTTACCCTAATCAAGGGTTTGAAGATTACATAAGTCTTGAAGATATGAATATGGATGAGAAAATAGGCTTTGGTATATCAGATGTAAGTATGTTTAAGCAAGCAGCTGAACACATAGAAAAAATGGAAAAACCTTTTTATTCTTTCCTAATAACATTATCATGCCATCATCCTTATCTATTTCCTGACAAATACAATACTATCCAATTGAATCAAAAGGATAAAGGAACAGTATTTGGTAACTATTTACAGGGAGTTCATTATTCTGATATGGCAATAGGAACGTTTATAGAAGAATTAAAAGAAAAAGGGTTATATGATGACTCTATAATTGCTATATATGGTGACCACCATGGACTTAATTGTAAAGATGCTAGTAATTATGAATGTATGACAAGATATTTGGGCAAAGATTATGACTATAATGAAATGCTTAACATACCTTTAATTATTAATGTACCTGGTGCTAATGTAAACGAAACTATATCTACTGTAGGAGGTCAAGTTGACTTTTTACCAACAATTGCTAACTTGATGGATGTAGAAATCACTAGCAAATATATATTAGGTCATGATATCATTAATGCAGAAAAAGGATATGTTGCGTCAGTAACATATATGTTAAGAGGTTCATTCATAAATGATGATGTGATTTTCGAGATGTCGAGAGAATCATTATTCAGTACTAGTGAAGCGAAAGATTTAAAAACAGATGAAAAAATTGAGGATAATATGAAATATAAAAAATATTATGATAAAGCATTAGAGTTATTAGATACATCTAAGTATATACTTGAGAATGATCTGATAACAAGGTAA
- a CDS encoding TrmH family RNA methyltransferase, with protein MITSIQNPKIKAVVQLLNKAKTRKKEASFIVEGKKTINEIDVSRIHEIFMTETFFEKEQNLVKGFIEKKVKIEIVNDSVMKHISNSVTPQGILGIIRIVPMKLNIMINSNPLIIILENIQDPGNLGTIIRTCDAVKASGVIISKGSVDLYNPKVVRATMGSIFRVPVITDSDLIEDIKILKSNNIEIIASHLQGSDNLYKCNLTRGIGVLIGNEGNGLTDEVVGLANRNIKIPMIGKSESLNAGVATSIIAYEALRQRKYM; from the coding sequence ATGATTACAAGTATACAAAATCCTAAAATAAAAGCAGTAGTACAGTTACTTAATAAGGCTAAGACAAGAAAAAAAGAAGCCTCATTTATTGTTGAAGGGAAAAAAACAATAAATGAGATAGATGTAAGTCGCATTCATGAAATATTTATGACAGAAACTTTTTTTGAAAAAGAACAAAATCTCGTTAAGGGATTTATAGAGAAAAAAGTTAAAATAGAGATAGTTAATGATTCTGTTATGAAACATATATCTAATTCTGTTACACCTCAAGGAATTCTTGGGATTATTAGAATCGTACCTATGAAATTGAATATAATGATTAATAGTAACCCATTAATCATCATTTTAGAGAACATACAAGACCCTGGTAATCTTGGAACTATTATAAGAACTTGTGATGCAGTAAAAGCAAGTGGTGTTATAATATCAAAAGGCTCAGTGGACTTATATAATCCTAAGGTCGTAAGAGCGACAATGGGATCTATATTCCGGGTGCCGGTAATTACGGATAGTGATTTAATAGAAGATATCAAAATACTTAAAAGCAATAATATAGAAATCATAGCTTCACATTTACAAGGCAGTGATAATCTATATAAATGTAATTTAACACGGGGAATAGGTGTTTTAATAGGTAATGAAGGTAATGGACTTACTGATGAGGTAGTTGGTCTAGCCAATAGAAATATTAAGATTCCTATGATTGGAAAGTCAGAATCACTAAATGCAGGAGTTGCGACAAGTATAATAGCATATGAAGCATTAAGGCAAAGAAAATATATGTAA
- a CDS encoding MGDG synthase family glycosyltransferase has protein sequence MQNKCEILILTADFGSGHKSVSKAIKNYITDVDSSITIQIVDMYKIIRPKLYKYIYKFFKMLIKYALPIYNFDYYKKNNNDNFGKLHSCFRSSSKRLARYLEDVQPSIIISTFPTCSAYVAKYKKDNNEDIPLITCITDIVKGSEWINYECDMYFVATDSVRDSIIKRGINKDSVITTGIPIRRQFFESKNNVRLKKQYGIDNNDFVILMMGGGLGLIPKEVSFYKWIASNKRIKLYIITGKNKKLYDKISKYDSYDNINILKYTDKVADIMSVSDLLITKPGGITLFETISSSLPFIIYKPVLGQELENCKYVKEKGLGYVVNTEEELVDKISIIMDDENLKNKMIENIDVQKKNIDMKSLAENIITIYSRN, from the coding sequence ATGCAAAACAAATGTGAAATATTAATACTTACAGCTGATTTTGGAAGTGGACATAAATCAGTATCAAAAGCTATTAAGAATTATATAACAGATGTAGATAGTAGCATAACAATACAAATAGTTGACATGTATAAAATAATAAGGCCAAAACTTTATAAATATATATATAAATTTTTCAAGATGCTAATTAAGTATGCCTTACCTATCTATAATTTTGATTATTACAAAAAAAACAATAATGATAATTTTGGTAAGTTGCACTCTTGTTTTAGATCTAGCTCAAAAAGATTAGCTAGATATTTGGAAGATGTGCAACCTTCCATTATCATATCAACTTTTCCCACATGTTCTGCTTACGTAGCAAAATATAAGAAGGATAATAATGAAGATATCCCTTTAATAACTTGTATAACAGATATAGTTAAAGGGTCAGAATGGATAAACTATGAGTGCGATATGTACTTTGTTGCTACAGATAGCGTTAGAGACAGTATTATAAAAAGGGGAATCAATAAAGATTCTGTTATTACGACAGGTATTCCTATTAGGCGTCAATTTTTTGAATCAAAAAACAATGTACGATTAAAGAAACAGTATGGCATAGATAATAACGATTTCGTTATTTTGATGATGGGCGGTGGGCTAGGTCTTATCCCAAAGGAAGTTTCTTTTTATAAATGGATAGCTTCTAATAAGCGTATAAAACTATATATTATCACTGGAAAAAACAAGAAGCTTTATGATAAAATAAGTAAATATGACAGTTACGATAATATCAATATCCTTAAGTATACTGATAAAGTTGCCGATATTATGTCAGTATCCGATCTGCTCATAACTAAGCCTGGAGGAATCACATTATTTGAAACCATATCCAGCAGTCTTCCATTTATAATATATAAGCCTGTTTTGGGACAAGAATTAGAAAACTGTAAATATGTTAAAGAAAAAGGATTGGGATACGTAGTAAATACTGAAGAAGAACTAGTTGATAAAATAAGTATAATAATGGACGATGAAAATTTAAAAAATAAAATGATTGAAAATATAGATGTTCAGAAAAAAAACATTGATATGAAATCTCTAGCAGAAAACATAATAACAATATACTCAAGGAATTAA
- a CDS encoding polysaccharide deacetylase family protein — translation MIVLYIFLILLLIFMLYMVIPNYIARNKSNDVIKTINKNSKKSIALTFDDGPDPLYTNRLLDLLEKNNIKATFFLVARKAEENKDIVDRMKREGHGIGMHTMYHKSAWLSFPWETINEFKNGLDILKSLGLHITYYRPPWGTFNALTLKQALKNNLKIILWSVEAYDWRKSNSSANIENILLKRIKDKDIIVLHDSGGAEGAPNNTLGALESTIPKLKDLGFNFITIDEMIKG, via the coding sequence ATGATAGTATTATATATTTTTTTGATATTGCTACTTATTTTTATGCTTTATATGGTTATACCGAATTATATAGCAAGAAATAAATCAAACGATGTGATTAAAACTATTAATAAAAATTCAAAAAAGAGTATAGCATTGACATTTGATGATGGGCCAGACCCATTATATACAAATAGATTACTTGATTTACTTGAGAAAAATAATATAAAAGCTACATTTTTTTTAGTAGCACGTAAAGCTGAAGAAAATAAAGACATTGTAGATAGAATGAAAAGAGAAGGTCATGGAATAGGAATGCATACAATGTACCATAAATCAGCTTGGCTAAGTTTTCCGTGGGAAACAATTAATGAATTCAAAAATGGACTTGATATTCTAAAAAGCCTTGGACTCCATATTACATACTATAGACCACCATGGGGAACTTTCAATGCACTTACTTTAAAACAGGCATTAAAAAACAATCTTAAGATAATTCTATGGTCAGTTGAAGCATATGACTGGAGAAAAAGTAATTCTTCAGCTAATATAGAAAATATTTTATTGAAGAGAATAAAAGATAAAGATATAATAGTTCTACATGATAGTGGAGGAGCTGAAGGTGCCCCAAATAATACACTAGGAGCATTAGAATCCACAATCCCTAAATTAAAAGACTTAGGTTTCAACTTTATTACAATTGATGAAATGATAAAAGGTTAA
- a CDS encoding DUF3793 family protein, whose translation MRTCINNKECIFNNVCSDYEKRLLKTISPVIKGIKPAEIISIPKNEDNMKGKLKLLISLINRCDKIKGKVINYSTKSYKVFIYNEISLEKILLRKNIVNFLAMCGYSTNYLLNDYLNGLYTKISKGQIPDEIGIFLGYPLKDVMGFMGVVNLPLTKVNYWRIYGDANISDKLFDNIQKVKQHTERLLIHKTPQQVFELLIC comes from the coding sequence ATGAGAACTTGTATAAATAATAAAGAATGTATATTTAATAATGTATGTAGTGATTATGAAAAGAGATTACTGAAAACCATAAGTCCAGTAATAAAAGGGATAAAGCCAGCAGAGATAATCAGTATACCAAAGAATGAAGATAATATGAAAGGTAAGTTGAAATTATTGATTAGCCTTATCAACAGATGCGATAAGATAAAAGGAAAAGTAATAAATTATTCTACCAAGAGTTATAAGGTATTTATTTATAATGAAATTTCTTTGGAAAAGATACTGCTTAGAAAAAATATTGTTAATTTTTTAGCGATGTGTGGATATAGTACTAATTACCTTCTGAATGATTACTTAAATGGACTTTATACGAAAATAAGTAAAGGGCAGATTCCTGATGAGATAGGTATTTTTTTAGGGTATCCCCTTAAAGATGTTATGGGATTCATGGGAGTAGTCAATCTACCTTTGACAAAAGTTAATTATTGGAGAATTTATGGTGATGCTAATATATCAGACAAATTATTTGATAATATTCAAAAGGTAAAACAGCATACAGAAAGACTTCTTATACATAAAACACCTCAACAAGTTTTTGAATTATTAATATGTTAA
- a CDS encoding potassium channel family protein, giving the protein MAKKRDFVVFGLGKFGKSVAETLSMYDCDVLAIDKNEEIIQDIASTVTHAVQADVTDQDALNALGVRNFDAAIIAISNDMQSSIMATILVKDMGVPYVLAKAQNEVHKKVLEKVGADKVVFPEREIGVRIANNLISDNFVDYIELSEDYSIVEVSILDEWIGKSLKELDMRPRYGMNVMAIKQEANINITPGPDVTLEEGDVLVVVGSNKDLKKINIIKD; this is encoded by the coding sequence ATGGCAAAAAAAAGAGATTTCGTAGTATTTGGATTAGGGAAATTTGGAAAAAGTGTTGCAGAAACATTAAGTATGTATGATTGTGATGTACTTGCGATTGATAAAAATGAAGAAATTATTCAAGATATAGCATCTACAGTAACACATGCGGTTCAAGCCGATGTTACTGATCAAGATGCCCTCAATGCTCTTGGTGTTAGAAACTTTGATGCTGCTATAATTGCTATTTCCAATGATATGCAGTCTAGTATTATGGCAACAATATTAGTTAAGGATATGGGAGTGCCATATGTTCTTGCAAAAGCACAGAATGAAGTTCATAAAAAAGTCCTTGAGAAAGTTGGGGCAGATAAAGTTGTTTTCCCTGAGAGAGAGATTGGTGTCAGAATAGCCAACAATCTGATATCGGATAATTTTGTTGATTATATTGAATTGTCAGAAGACTATAGTATAGTAGAAGTTTCCATATTGGACGAGTGGATAGGTAAAAGCCTGAAAGAATTGGATATGAGACCTAGATATGGAATGAATGTAATGGCAATTAAACAAGAAGCCAATATCAATATTACTCCTGGACCTGATGTAACATTAGAAGAAGGAGATGTACTGGTTGTAGTTGGAAGTAACAAAGATCTCAAAAAGATTAACATAATAAAAGATTAG
- a CDS encoding MGDG synthase family glycosyltransferase: MKKTIVIVSASTGYGHNQVAGALKLEFEEKGYEAVIVEPLKEVSKSLDILVSDGYKILATLMPKMYGTIYKISNNETMNKPVAKIFIKALTDKIEEIVNFENASLIISTHPLLVDVISSLKGDGIINIPFLSVVTDFLPHQSYISDHVDAYLVGSAYTKNGIVARGISPDKVYSYGIPIKRIFREDVVTEKKEDIFTILLMGGSMGVSSIKKALKNLLNIEDKLKIIVVCGNNDTLKNSLDDKYGEYIPDKFIQILGFTDKIPELMELSDVIVTKPGGLTVTEALTKNIPMIIPYFIPGQEEENAEVLVNAGAAIKIDSVKELDEVVTVLMNDPSKINWLKQNMKDMCKDHSIDKTIKLCINLMEKNESFTEDMKCKTNVKY; encoded by the coding sequence ATGAAAAAGACAATAGTAATAGTGTCAGCATCTACTGGTTATGGACATAATCAAGTAGCTGGTGCATTGAAATTAGAATTTGAAGAAAAAGGATATGAGGCTGTAATAGTTGAACCATTAAAAGAAGTTAGTAAATCACTAGATATTCTAGTGTCAGATGGTTACAAAATACTTGCGACTTTGATGCCTAAGATGTACGGAACTATTTATAAGATCAGTAATAATGAAACTATGAATAAGCCTGTAGCTAAGATTTTCATAAAAGCATTGACTGATAAAATAGAGGAAATAGTCAACTTCGAAAATGCGAGTTTAATTATAAGTACACATCCTTTGCTAGTAGATGTAATATCTTCACTAAAAGGTGATGGAATAATTAATATACCATTTCTATCAGTAGTAACTGATTTTCTTCCACATCAAAGCTATATAAGCGATCATGTTGACGCTTATTTAGTTGGAAGCGCTTATACGAAAAATGGTATTGTAGCTAGAGGAATAAGCCCTGATAAGGTTTATAGCTATGGAATTCCTATTAAGAGGATTTTTAGAGAAGATGTGGTTACTGAGAAAAAAGAAGACATATTTACCATCTTATTAATGGGTGGAAGTATGGGAGTAAGTTCAATCAAGAAAGCACTTAAGAATCTATTGAATATTGAAGATAAGTTAAAAATTATCGTAGTATGTGGTAACAATGATACGTTAAAAAATTCACTAGACGATAAGTATGGAGAATATATACCAGATAAGTTCATTCAGATTCTAGGATTTACAGATAAGATACCAGAACTTATGGAATTATCTGATGTAATCGTCACTAAACCAGGTGGACTTACAGTAACAGAAGCTTTAACTAAGAATATACCAATGATTATACCTTATTTCATTCCAGGGCAAGAAGAAGAAAATGCAGAAGTTCTTGTTAATGCTGGGGCAGCCATAAAGATAGATAGTGTCAAAGAGTTGGATGAAGTCGTAACGGTTCTAATGAATGATCCAAGTAAAATCAATTGGTTGAAACAAAATATGAAAGACATGTGTAAAGATCATTCTATAGATAAGACGATAAAATTATGTATAAACCTAATGGAAAAAAATGAATCCTTCACGGAGGATATGAAATGCAAAACAAATGTGAAATATTAA